The following proteins come from a genomic window of Pleuronectes platessa chromosome 2, fPlePla1.1, whole genome shotgun sequence:
- the LOC128425625 gene encoding G-protein coupled receptor 22 has protein sequence METDSYTSGPASADWVGTVAGLEGTGVLQEEGGGGSSSSPVSWYMPYSLGFQVSLTAFLMLELVLGFSSNLTVLVLYCSQSKLVDSVSNMVTVNLHILDVAVCVLCLPLTLVVVVLPPGPNLALLCCFHEACVTFASISTAINILVISLDRYDISVRPANRMLTTRRAALLLAAVWVTSVAVFFIPFLEVQWSSEEGSEEKGQALPMSLSSHSTTVGPAWRNLTLLCIGGQGYHTSLGMHYHLILQVPIFFTTVAVMLFTYSRILRALNIRIGSHMKKTQRFRGPSCSGSHKRQKKKKAGLTVIDGGELGGEQSNTDGTKQLCHPPLIPSPSPTPTATSPPALSSSAPLVISEMGAATPMPATMGVQASVSAIIALRRAVRRHRDRRERQRRVFRMSLIIITTFLGCWAPLSVTNLLILGIGPSDALISLRLWFLALAYGTTVSHPLLYAFTRQKLRRALRAKVKKRVVSLLQVDPSPGGTIIHNSWVENRKTTRQVRLEASEGTDRCQAEAL, from the coding sequence ATGGAGACTGACAGCTATACCTCGGGCCCAGCCTCCGCTGACTGGGTTGGGACGGTGGCCGGTCTGGAGGGAACAGGAGTcttgcaggaggagggaggaggggggtcgTCCAGCAGCCCCGTGTCCTGGTACATGCCATACTCGCTGGGCTTCCAGGTGTCGCTCACAGCCTTCCTCAtgctggagctggtgctgggcTTCAGCAGCAACCTGACAGTGCTGGTTCTCTACTGCTCTCAATCCAAATTAGTGGACTCAGTGAGCAATATGGTAACTGTCAATCTGCATATATTGGACGTGGcggtgtgtgtgctgtgtctgCCGCTcacgctggtggtggtggtgctgcctCCAGGACCAAACCTGGCCCTGCTCTGCTGCTTCCATGAAGCCTGCGTCACGTTTGCCAGCATCTCCACAGCCATCAACATCCTGGTCATCAGCTTGGACCGATATGACATTTCAGTACGGCCGGCCAACAGGATGCTGACCACACGCAGAGCAGCGCTGCTCCTGGCTGCCGTTTGGGTCACGTCAGTAGCTGTGTTTTTTATCCCGTTCTTGGAGGTGCAGTGGTCCAGCGAAGAGGGATCAGAGGAGAAAGGGCAGGCGTTACCCATGTCTTTGTCATCACATAGCACCACAGTGGGGCCAGCATGGCGTAACCTGACCCTGCTGTGTATTGGTGGACAGGGCTATCACACAAGCCTGGGAATGCATTACCATCTTATCCTGCAGGTACCCATCTTCTTCACCACCGTGGCAGTCATGCTCTTCACCTACTCCAGGATACTGAGAGCTTTAAACATCCGCATTGGCTCGCACATGAAGAAGACCCAGCGGTTCAGAGGACCCTCCTGCAGCGGGAGCCAcaagagacaaaagaaaaagaaggctGGGCTAACAGTGATCGATGGTGGGGAGTTGGGAGGGGAGCAGAGCAACACAGATGGTACCAAACAGCTCTGCCACCCTCCCCTCATTCCTTCCCCCTCCCCTACACCCACAGCCACCTCTCCCCCTGCCCTGTCCTCATCCGCCCCTCTGGTCATATCTGAAATGGGTGCGGCCACCCCTATGCCAGCCACAATGGGTGTTCAGGCCTCGGTGTCAGCTATCATTGCCTTGCGGAGGGCAGTGCGGCGACATAGGGATCGGCGAGAGCGCCAGAGGCGGGTCTTCAGGATgtccctcatcatcatcaccaccttccTGGGCTGTTGGGCTCCCCTCTCTGTGACCAACCTGCTAATCCTCGGCATCGGCCCCAGTGACGCACTGATCAGCCTGCGCCTCTGGTTCCTGGCCCTTGCTTACGGCACCACTGTCTCCCACCCTCTGCTCTACGCTTTCACTCGACAGAAGCTGCGCCGTGCCCTCCGCGCCAAGGTTAAAAAGAGGGTGGTGTCCTTGCTCCAAGTAGACCCTTCACCAGGGGGCACGATCATACACAACTCCTGGGTGGAGAACAGGAAAACCACCCGGCAGGTGCGGCTGGAGGCAAGTGAGGGCACTGACCGTTGCCAGGCAGAGGCCCTGTGA